TCTCACTTCCGGCCTTCTATCCGTCGCCCCAATATAAGATATTTATGATGAaattgtagatttttttttaaatcaccaataagaaacaaatgcaaaaaaatcaagcaaaacgGTCCTAGGAGTTCATTTAGTCAAAACGATTCCAGGACAATGAACAGATCAAGTTCTATATCCCTTCCTCAAAAAGTTGAAATGCAAAGCAAAGAACTTGAAGCTCACAAAAGCATCCCTAGAAGCTAAAACCCTTCCTCAAGCAAAACCCTTCTCTTTATTCACCCCAAGGCtcatgtgaaaaaaaaacaaaaggatccTTGCATTGCCATTCAAGCAAAACTCCCTTTATTCCAATACACAGAGCTCACTCCTCATTCCCCCTTAAAATCCCAGCTCATTCTCATCTTCCCCAAACCCCAATCCAGGACACCCTCTTCTCTCTTTGCTTCCCCAAAACCAGATGCCTCTAGACGAGGGGAAGCCGAAGAAGCTCGACCACGAGGTCCGGGACATGGTCTCGGCGATCGTGGGCCGGATCCCCGACCTCCACAGGCCCGGCGGCTCGAGCCTGACATCCGAGGAGGACGACGACCTCGGCGTGAGGATCGTCACGCTGGCCGGGCACAACATCGGCGCCACCCTGAAGAGCGAGATGGACGAGAAATCGGGCGGCCCCGATGAGGAGCTCGACTCGATGAGCACGTACGTGAACAGCAACTTCCAGGCCGTGAACAACTCGATCATGATGGGCGGGAGCTACACGACCAACGACCCCGGCGTGCATTTGGATGTGTCCGACTTTGTGGATCACTTCGAGAGGGACCATGGCAAGCCAGGGAAGCAtggcaagaaggagaagatgaagaagaagaagaagaaggaagatgaagaagaagaagaaggacaaggaaAGCGGGAAGAGTGACCAGCAGACTGAGCATTCTGCTTGAGCACACTCAACAGTTTGTTTGTTTCTCTGCTGAATTGCTTGTTGATGCTGTTTTCTGCGCCGAATAAGCTTTCGTGTAACCGTGAGGGTGCTTTGTTTTGAAGTTACCATGTTTTACACCAATGGAGTGTAGAGTCATTTCCATGTCCCCGGCTCAATTGCCGCGCTCTTCTTCTCTGCATATATCTATTTCGCGGACTCAATTGCTGCACTCATCTCTGCATCTTAAAGTGGTTCGTCCCGAGGAAAAATTCCTTGAATGTTGGGTGGAAGAGAGTCCTTGCCTGATGCAAAACTCAGGATCGCATCTCCCCTTGGACTTTCGCCGGTGGCAGTCATAGCTTAGTCATGGACTGAGCAATGTAAATGCCATGTACATTGTAGAGACACATAATGCTGATCTTAAGCAATCAAAAACCAGAACACAGTCTTTTCTTGTAGCTGAAGGTGCTGATCTTGCATCATTTTCCATTCTAGGAAAGGCCTTCATTTCGTTTATCTGGAAATGGGCT
This sequence is a window from Rhodamnia argentea isolate NSW1041297 chromosome 3, ASM2092103v1, whole genome shotgun sequence. Protein-coding genes within it:
- the LOC115747949 gene encoding uncharacterized protein LOC115747949; translation: MPLDEGKPKKLDHEVRDMVSAIVGRIPDLHRPGGSSLTSEEDDDLGVRIVTLAGHNIGATLKSEMDEKSGGPDEELDSMSTYVNSNFQAVNNSIMMGGSYTTNDPGVHLDVSDFVDHFERDHGKPGKHGKKEKMKKKKKKEDEEEEEGQGKREE